Proteins encoded together in one Variovorax paradoxus window:
- a CDS encoding Bax inhibitor-1/YccA family protein — protein sequence MNDRVTTLDTSTGYGQVLPQAERQRVLRNTYWLLALSLIPTVLGAWIGVSTGITRSLTGGLGLIVFLGGAFGFMFAIEKTKNSAAGVPVLLAFTFFMGLMLSRLIAMVLGFKNGSELIMTAFGGTAGVFFVMASLATVIKRDLSGMGKWLFVGAMVLMVGSIINVFVGSSAGMMAISVAAIGIFSAFMLYDLKQIMDGGETNYISATLALYLDLFNVFQSLLALLGIAGGERD from the coding sequence ATGAACGACCGCGTTACCACCCTCGACACTTCCACCGGCTACGGCCAGGTGCTGCCGCAGGCTGAGCGCCAACGCGTCCTGCGCAACACCTACTGGCTGCTTGCCCTGAGCTTGATACCTACCGTGCTGGGCGCATGGATCGGCGTCAGCACCGGCATTACCCGCTCGCTCACGGGCGGCCTGGGCCTCATCGTTTTCCTCGGCGGCGCCTTCGGGTTCATGTTTGCCATCGAGAAAACCAAGAACTCGGCCGCCGGCGTTCCCGTGCTGCTGGCTTTTACCTTCTTCATGGGCCTCATGCTCTCGCGCCTCATCGCGATGGTGCTGGGCTTCAAGAACGGTTCCGAACTCATCATGACCGCGTTCGGCGGCACCGCCGGCGTGTTCTTCGTGATGGCTTCGCTGGCCACCGTGATCAAGCGCGACCTGTCCGGCATGGGCAAGTGGCTCTTCGTGGGCGCCATGGTGCTGATGGTGGGCTCCATCATCAACGTCTTCGTCGGTTCGAGCGCCGGGATGATGGCCATCTCGGTGGCGGCCATCGGCATCTTCTCGGCCTTCATGCTCTATGACCTGAAGCAGATCATGGATGGCGGCGAAACCAACTACATCAGCGCCACTCTCGCGCTTTACCTGGACCTGTTCAACGTGTTCCAGAGCCTGCTGGCCCTGCTGGGAATTGCGGGCGGCGAGCGCGACTGA
- a CDS encoding sigma-70 family RNA polymerase sigma factor: MAASRPRRTLPVRRSAGRGGAAENNQEITRANPGRAAAGLVAAAGPVGGEGADALTIYLRQVRRTELFTPEEEYKTACAARAGDFAARQSMIEHNLRLVVNIAKAYLGRGVPLSDLVEEGNLGLMHAITKFEPERGFRFSTYATWWIRQAVERAVMTQSRAIRLPVQVVRELQQVLRARRTLEGDSGFLARRPDGVRVEDIAAFLGREVQAVAELLALAEAPRSLDGGDAHGDEGFTLADTVASDDEGGDPTDVTHTHEVERLLDQWVHALDAREREVLEGRYGLHDREPETLEVLSVRLGLTRERVRQIQNEALAKMRRQLIRSGVGRDALF; this comes from the coding sequence ATGGCTGCCTCTCGCCCCCGCCGCACACTGCCTGTGCGTCGGTCGGCGGGCCGGGGCGGGGCAGCAGAAAACAATCAAGAGATCACGCGTGCAAACCCTGGCCGTGCTGCAGCAGGCTTGGTTGCGGCTGCCGGACCTGTTGGGGGCGAGGGCGCGGATGCGCTGACGATCTACCTGCGCCAGGTGCGGCGCACCGAACTCTTCACTCCCGAAGAGGAATACAAGACCGCATGCGCTGCACGAGCGGGCGATTTTGCAGCGCGGCAGTCGATGATCGAGCACAACCTGCGGCTGGTTGTGAACATCGCCAAGGCGTATCTGGGCCGCGGCGTGCCGCTCTCAGATCTCGTCGAGGAAGGCAATCTCGGCCTGATGCACGCGATCACCAAGTTCGAACCCGAGCGCGGCTTTCGCTTTTCAACTTATGCGACCTGGTGGATTCGGCAAGCGGTCGAGCGCGCAGTCATGACGCAATCGCGCGCAATACGCCTGCCTGTGCAGGTGGTGCGCGAACTGCAGCAGGTGCTTCGGGCCCGCCGCACGCTCGAAGGGGATTCAGGTTTCCTGGCGCGCCGGCCGGACGGAGTGCGCGTCGAAGACATCGCTGCGTTTCTGGGGCGCGAGGTGCAGGCGGTTGCGGAACTGCTGGCCCTCGCGGAGGCTCCGCGCTCGCTGGATGGCGGGGACGCGCACGGCGACGAAGGCTTCACCCTGGCCGACACCGTGGCTTCCGACGACGAGGGAGGCGATCCCACCGACGTGACTCATACCCACGAGGTCGAGCGTCTGCTCGACCAATGGGTTCATGCCCTCGACGCACGCGAGCGCGAGGTGCTCGAGGGCCGCTATGGCCTGCATGACCGTGAGCCTGAGACGCTCGAGGTGCTGAGCGTTCGACTCGGCCTGACCCGTGAGCGTGTAAGGCAGATCCAGAACGAAGCGCTCGCCAAGATGCGCCGCCAACTGATCCGCTCCGGAGTGGGGCGCGACGCCTTGTTCTAG
- a CDS encoding GlcG/HbpS family heme-binding protein: protein MKTKSFLELADVKAIAAAAEAEALKNNWAVTIAISDDAGNLLWLQRLDGAAALSSHIAPAKAHTAAMGRRESKVYEDIINGGRTAFLTAPAVQGLLEGGVPIVKDGQVIGAVGVSGVKSNEDAQIAKAGIAALGL from the coding sequence ATGAAGACCAAGTCCTTCCTCGAACTCGCCGACGTCAAGGCCATTGCCGCAGCCGCCGAAGCCGAAGCCCTCAAGAACAACTGGGCCGTGACCATTGCCATTTCCGATGATGCCGGCAATCTCCTGTGGCTCCAGCGCCTGGATGGGGCTGCGGCCCTGTCTTCGCACATTGCCCCGGCCAAGGCCCATACGGCAGCCATGGGCCGCCGTGAAAGCAAGGTCTACGAAGACATCATCAACGGCGGCCGTACCGCGTTTCTCACGGCGCCGGCCGTGCAGGGCCTGCTGGAGGGCGGCGTGCCGATCGTGAAGGACGGCCAGGTGATCGGCGCCGTGGGCGTGAGCGGCGTGAAGTCGAACGAAGATGCCCAGATTGCCAAGGCGGGCATTGCAGCGCTCGGCCTTTGA
- the hemP gene encoding hemin uptake protein HemP: protein MQAKPNAFSVLSHPSLDQSGGGHASIQAPRPAPMVESTELLKGSKTVGIMHNGSLYRLQATKLGKLILTK, encoded by the coding sequence ATGCAAGCCAAACCGAACGCCTTTTCTGTTCTGAGCCATCCGTCGCTCGACCAATCGGGTGGCGGACATGCGTCCATCCAGGCCCCTCGTCCGGCGCCGATGGTGGAAAGCACGGAGCTGCTCAAGGGAAGCAAGACTGTGGGCATCATGCACAACGGCTCCCTCTATCGTCTTCAGGCGACCAAACTCGGCAAGCTGATTCTTACCAAGTAA
- a CDS encoding ExbD/TolR family protein — MAFGTQDEPDEVMNEINMTPLVDVMLVLLIIFIITVPVMKHAVNIDLPRATSEPEQAKPENILFSISADGSYYWNEQKIDDAELPGRLAIESARNPQPELHIRGDKEVRYERVAKAMSAAREAGVRKIGFITEPDAK, encoded by the coding sequence ATGGCCTTTGGTACCCAGGACGAACCCGATGAGGTAATGAACGAGATCAACATGACGCCGCTGGTCGACGTCATGCTGGTGCTCCTCATCATCTTCATCATCACCGTGCCGGTGATGAAACACGCAGTCAACATCGACCTGCCCCGCGCCACCAGCGAACCCGAACAGGCCAAGCCAGAGAACATCCTGTTCAGCATTTCTGCAGACGGCAGCTACTACTGGAACGAACAGAAGATCGATGACGCAGAGCTACCTGGCCGACTCGCCATCGAGTCCGCCAGGAACCCGCAACCCGAGTTGCACATTCGCGGCGACAAAGAGGTTCGCTACGAGCGCGTGGCCAAGGCCATGTCGGCCGCACGGGAGGCAGGCGTGCGCAAGATCGGCTTCATTACCGAGCCTGACGCGAAGTAA
- a CDS encoding protein-L-isoaspartate(D-aspartate) O-methyltransferase, with amino-acid sequence MATQRPGFPVRLTPTASAATRGRMPAVPAKPMVPATPSMASDAVRARMVQKLAAQGITDPRVLRALGAVERHRFVDSALVNQAYEDTSLPIGLGQTISKPSVVARMIELLLGAPALAGKPQDRLGRVLEIGTGCGYQAAVLNHVATEVYSIERLRGLHERARANLRHFRLATVHLMLGDGMVGYAKGAPYAGIIAAAGGEAVPQAWTDQLAVGGRIVAPTQSAGGGQALVVIDKTARGLERRILEAVHFVPLKSGIA; translated from the coding sequence ATGGCCACGCAACGGCCTGGTTTTCCTGTTCGCCTGACACCCACCGCTTCGGCCGCCACGAGGGGGCGCATGCCCGCCGTGCCGGCAAAGCCGATGGTGCCGGCCACGCCTTCGATGGCCTCCGACGCCGTGCGCGCGCGCATGGTGCAGAAACTCGCCGCCCAAGGCATCACCGACCCTCGCGTGCTGCGCGCGCTGGGCGCGGTGGAGCGGCATCGTTTTGTCGACAGCGCACTGGTCAACCAGGCGTATGAAGACACAAGCCTGCCGATCGGCCTGGGACAGACCATTTCCAAACCCAGTGTGGTGGCTCGCATGATCGAGCTTCTGCTGGGTGCGCCTGCACTCGCAGGCAAGCCGCAAGACCGCCTTGGCCGCGTGCTCGAGATCGGCACCGGTTGCGGCTACCAGGCCGCGGTGCTGAACCACGTGGCCACGGAGGTCTACAGCATCGAGCGCTTGCGCGGGCTGCACGAGCGTGCCCGCGCCAACCTGCGGCACTTCCGGCTCGCCACCGTGCACCTCATGCTCGGCGACGGCATGGTCGGGTACGCCAAGGGGGCGCCTTACGCAGGAATCATCGCCGCAGCAGGCGGCGAAGCGGTCCCGCAGGCCTGGACCGATCAACTCGCCGTGGGCGGGCGCATCGTCGCGCCCACGCAATCGGCGGGGGGCGGACAGGCCCTCGTCGTCATCGATAAAACCGCCCGTGGACTGGAGCGCCGCATTCTTGAGGCGGTTCACTTTGTCCCCCTAAAATCGGGCATCGCTTGA
- a CDS encoding MotA/TolQ/ExbB proton channel family protein — translation MDSQFGLMNVWNQGDFVTKAVAVLLIGMSLASWIVIIIKALDVIKYKRLAKHSQDFWHSEDFATALNKLGKDDSNPFRALALEGREAAAHHRNTKAHLHDALDVSDWITRALRNGIDAFTARLQTGLAILASVGSTAPFIGLFGTVWGIYHALMSIGSAGQATIDKVAGPIGEALIMTALGLAVAIPAVLGYNALVRGNKFVLTKLNSFAHDLHAYFVTGARVQSGSGDAIVVPLKKG, via the coding sequence ATGGATTCCCAATTCGGCTTGATGAACGTCTGGAACCAGGGCGATTTCGTCACCAAGGCCGTCGCGGTGCTGTTGATCGGCATGTCGCTCGCGTCGTGGATCGTGATCATCATCAAGGCCCTCGACGTCATCAAATACAAGCGCCTCGCCAAGCACTCGCAGGACTTCTGGCACAGCGAAGACTTCGCCACCGCCCTGAACAAGCTCGGCAAGGACGACAGCAACCCGTTTCGCGCACTCGCGCTTGAAGGCCGCGAGGCGGCTGCGCACCACCGCAACACCAAGGCCCATCTGCACGACGCGCTCGATGTGAGCGACTGGATCACGCGCGCGCTGCGCAACGGGATCGACGCTTTCACGGCACGCCTGCAAACCGGCCTCGCCATTCTTGCTTCCGTCGGTTCGACAGCCCCGTTCATCGGTCTCTTCGGCACGGTGTGGGGCATCTATCACGCGCTCATGAGCATCGGCTCGGCCGGCCAGGCGACCATCGACAAGGTGGCGGGCCCCATCGGCGAAGCCCTGATCATGACGGCACTGGGCCTGGCGGTGGCTATTCCCGCGGTGCTGGGCTACAACGCGCTGGTCCGCGGCAACAAGTTCGTGCTGACCAAGCTCAACAGCTTTGCCCATGACCTGCACGCCTACTTCGTGACCGGTGCACGCGTGCAAAGCGGCAGCGGCGACGCGATTGTGGTTCCGCTCAAGAAGGGCTGA
- the surE gene encoding 5'/3'-nucleotidase SurE, with translation MKILISNDDGFQAPGIVALHDALKDIADVEVVAPEHNNSAKSNALTLAAPLYVHKAHNGFRYVTGTPADCVHIALKGLLDYRPDLVVSGINNGANMGDDTIYSGTVGAAMEAYLFGIPAIAFSQIEKGWAHVDAAAQVARKLVQQIERERLIDGGAFLLNVNVPNRPLEELKPTKVCRLGRRHAAEKVITQESPRGDTMYWIAGAGSAKDSGEGTDFYATAAGHVALTPLQIDLTDHANLGQWRETVARLGN, from the coding sequence ATGAAGATACTTATTTCCAACGACGATGGCTTTCAGGCACCGGGCATCGTCGCATTGCACGACGCCTTGAAAGACATCGCCGATGTCGAGGTGGTTGCACCCGAGCACAACAACAGCGCCAAGTCGAATGCGCTCACCCTGGCCGCGCCGCTTTACGTGCACAAGGCGCACAACGGTTTTCGCTACGTGACGGGCACGCCCGCAGATTGCGTTCATATCGCGCTCAAGGGACTGCTCGACTATCGGCCCGACCTGGTGGTGTCCGGCATCAACAACGGCGCCAACATGGGCGACGACACCATCTACTCGGGCACCGTCGGAGCCGCGATGGAGGCGTACCTGTTCGGCATTCCGGCCATTGCGTTCTCGCAAATCGAAAAGGGCTGGGCGCATGTCGATGCGGCTGCGCAGGTGGCGCGCAAGCTGGTGCAGCAGATCGAGCGCGAGCGCCTGATCGATGGCGGAGCCTTCCTGCTCAACGTGAATGTGCCGAACCGGCCCCTGGAGGAGCTCAAGCCGACCAAGGTTTGCAGGCTAGGCCGTCGCCACGCGGCAGAAAAGGTAATTACGCAGGAAAGCCCGCGCGGCGACACGATGTACTGGATTGCAGGCGCTGGCAGCGCCAAGGACAGCGGCGAGGGCACCGACTTCTACGCAACCGCTGCCGGCCATGTCGCGTTGACGCCGCTGCAGATCGACCTGACCGACCACGCCAATCTGGGCCAATGGCGCGAGACGGTTGCCCGTCTGGGCAATTGA
- a CDS encoding peptidoglycan DD-metalloendopeptidase family protein: MQGFGNRSWCAGITLAVVLVIAGCAAPRGPAPVEDRGTMTRAPNSVPGGPLITTDASGKPLPGIENYGKPGYYAVRPGDTIRRIGNETGQSWQNIVRWNNLENPDLIEVGQVLRVVPPVGPTSTTVAAAAAPTEGAVTKPVTPPAVLPAAPASAAASKPAVTASPSAPAANSGDEDLGWIWPAHGTLIAGFDDAKNKGFDIGGKAGDAVLAAADGRVVYAGAGLRGYGNLIILKHNNTYLTAYAHNQTLLVKEDQSVQKGQKIAEMGNSDADRVKLHFEIRRQGKPVDPARYLPSR; this comes from the coding sequence ATGCAGGGTTTTGGCAATCGGAGTTGGTGCGCTGGTATCACGTTGGCCGTTGTGCTCGTGATCGCGGGCTGCGCCGCACCGCGAGGGCCGGCGCCGGTCGAAGACCGAGGCACGATGACGCGCGCGCCCAATTCGGTACCCGGTGGCCCGCTCATCACCACCGATGCATCGGGCAAGCCGCTCCCAGGCATCGAGAACTATGGCAAGCCGGGCTATTACGCAGTGCGCCCCGGTGACACCATTCGCCGCATCGGAAACGAAACCGGCCAAAGCTGGCAGAACATCGTTCGCTGGAACAATCTCGAAAACCCCGACCTGATCGAAGTTGGCCAGGTGCTGCGCGTGGTGCCTCCGGTGGGTCCGACCTCCACCACGGTGGCCGCCGCGGCTGCTCCGACCGAAGGCGCCGTGACCAAGCCCGTGACTCCGCCTGCGGTACTGCCCGCGGCGCCCGCGAGCGCGGCGGCCAGCAAGCCGGCAGTCACGGCATCGCCCTCGGCACCTGCCGCAAATTCGGGTGACGAGGACCTCGGCTGGATCTGGCCGGCGCATGGCACGCTCATCGCGGGTTTCGACGACGCCAAGAACAAGGGCTTCGATATCGGCGGCAAGGCGGGCGACGCGGTGCTGGCCGCGGCCGATGGCCGTGTGGTCTACGCGGGTGCCGGTTTGCGCGGCTATGGCAACCTCATCATCCTGAAGCACAACAACACCTATCTCACGGCGTATGCGCACAACCAGACGCTGCTCGTGAAGGAAGACCAGTCGGTACAAAAGGGCCAGAAGATCGCCGAGATGGGCAACAGCGACGCGGACCGCGTCAAGCTGCACTTCGAAATCCGCCGCCAGGGCAAGCCTGTCGATCCGGCACGCTACCTGCCGAGCCGGTAA
- the rlmD gene encoding 23S rRNA (uracil(1939)-C(5))-methyltransferase RlmD, which produces MTESIEEKKVPTKAPGKTPASAPDEWLKVESLDLDAQGVAHNAEGMVVFIEGALPFEEVQFNVHRRKNNWEQGTVTAIRRESSQRVQPGCPHFGLHTGACGGCKMQHLDAAAQVAVKQRALEDNLWHLGKVKPENVLRPMEGPAWHYRYRARLSVRHVVKKGTVLIGFHERKSRYLADMQVCPVLPKQVSDMLMPLRALIGSMDARETCPQIELACGDAPGTTALGTIALVLRHLEPLSGADIGRLKAFAAQNAGVQWWLQAKGPETVKLLEEGGTPLSYELPEFGVTMPFKPTDFTQVNPHINRALVGKALRLLDVQPQERVIDWFCGLGNFTLPLASRAREVLGIEGSDTLVARAGDNFKKNQPATPVRRALSPTRFVARNLFDMTPAMLVADGSADKWLVDPPREGAFALAKAMADLHLQPELRTDGWTPPKRIVYVSCNPSTLARDAGLLVHQAGYRCTFAGVINMFPHTAHVESIAVFDLA; this is translated from the coding sequence ATGACGGAATCCATCGAAGAAAAGAAAGTCCCCACGAAAGCTCCCGGGAAGACCCCCGCGAGCGCCCCCGACGAATGGCTCAAGGTCGAATCGCTCGACCTGGACGCACAGGGCGTTGCGCACAACGCCGAAGGCATGGTCGTGTTCATCGAAGGCGCGTTGCCTTTCGAGGAAGTGCAGTTCAACGTTCACCGCCGCAAGAACAACTGGGAGCAAGGCACGGTCACGGCCATCCGGCGTGAATCGTCGCAGCGGGTGCAGCCGGGTTGCCCGCATTTCGGCTTGCACACCGGCGCTTGCGGCGGCTGCAAGATGCAGCACTTGGATGCCGCCGCGCAGGTGGCGGTAAAGCAGCGGGCGCTGGAAGACAACCTGTGGCACCTCGGCAAGGTAAAGCCCGAGAACGTGCTGAGGCCCATGGAGGGGCCGGCGTGGCATTACCGCTATCGTGCCCGGCTCTCGGTGCGCCACGTGGTCAAGAAGGGCACGGTGCTGATCGGTTTTCACGAGCGCAAGAGCCGTTATCTTGCAGACATGCAGGTCTGCCCGGTGCTGCCGAAGCAGGTCAGCGACATGCTGATGCCGCTGCGCGCGCTTATCGGCTCAATGGATGCACGCGAGACCTGCCCGCAGATCGAGCTCGCCTGCGGCGATGCGCCCGGTACCACCGCGCTCGGCACCATTGCCTTGGTGCTCCGGCACCTGGAGCCGCTGTCCGGTGCCGACATCGGCCGGCTGAAGGCGTTTGCCGCGCAGAACGCCGGGGTGCAGTGGTGGCTGCAGGCCAAGGGCCCTGAAACAGTGAAGCTGCTGGAGGAGGGCGGCACGCCGTTGTCGTACGAACTGCCCGAATTCGGCGTCACCATGCCGTTCAAGCCGACCGATTTCACGCAGGTCAATCCGCACATCAATCGCGCGCTGGTGGGCAAGGCGCTGCGTCTTCTCGATGTGCAGCCGCAAGAGCGTGTGATCGACTGGTTCTGCGGGCTGGGCAATTTCACCTTGCCGTTGGCCAGCCGAGCCAGGGAGGTTCTGGGCATCGAAGGCAGCGACACGCTGGTTGCGCGCGCTGGAGACAACTTCAAGAAGAATCAGCCAGCCACGCCGGTCCGGCGCGCGCTCTCGCCGACCCGCTTCGTCGCCCGCAATCTTTTCGACATGACTCCCGCCATGCTCGTGGCGGATGGCAGTGCCGACAAGTGGCTGGTCGACCCGCCGCGCGAAGGTGCCTTCGCGCTCGCCAAGGCCATGGCCGATTTGCACCTGCAGCCGGAATTGCGGACCGATGGCTGGACGCCACCGAAGCGGATTGTGTATGTGAGCTGTAATCCGTCCACGCTTGCGCGGGACGCCGGCCTGCTCGTGCACCAGGCGGGATACCGCTGCACCTTTGCCGGGGTGATCAACATGTTTCCGCACACGGCGCACGTGGAGTCGATTGCGGTGTTCGATCTGGCATGA